The proteins below are encoded in one region of Bremerella sp. P1:
- a CDS encoding succinylglutamate desuccinylase/aspartoacylase family protein, protein MDARHPKEPAHQPSRSFVIGGQYVGPGNRLRLEIPVARLPTGTYITLPIEVLHGPVEGPTAWVSAAVHGDELNGVEIARLLLERLKPSKLIGTLIVVPMVNGFGVINQSRYLPDRRDLNRSFPGSKSGSLASRLAKLMMTEVVQRCQYGIDLHTGSNLRTNLPQIRGDMDDEETYECALAFGPPAIVHSDLRDGSLRAAANAKGIKVLLYEAGEPNRFNHDSIRVGVNGVMRVLSFLKMLKSPVKLPKRSPKMIRESTWVRAKRSGIVRLLVELGDEVEAGQQIGIIADVFGTEPKYLKAPYGGLIIGLSNNPIAHQGDGLVHVGRLGS, encoded by the coding sequence ATGGACGCGCGACACCCTAAAGAACCCGCTCATCAGCCGAGTCGCTCGTTTGTTATCGGGGGACAGTACGTAGGGCCAGGCAATCGGCTCCGTCTGGAAATCCCCGTCGCCAGGCTTCCTACCGGCACCTACATCACGCTGCCGATCGAAGTCTTGCATGGCCCCGTGGAAGGACCGACCGCCTGGGTTTCCGCCGCTGTGCATGGTGACGAACTGAACGGCGTCGAAATCGCTCGCCTGCTTCTGGAACGGCTGAAACCGAGCAAGTTGATCGGAACCTTGATCGTGGTGCCGATGGTCAATGGCTTCGGCGTGATCAATCAAAGCCGCTACTTGCCAGACCGTCGTGACTTGAACCGTTCGTTCCCCGGCTCTAAGAGTGGCTCGCTGGCGTCGCGTCTCGCTAAGTTGATGATGACCGAGGTGGTGCAGCGATGTCAGTACGGTATCGATCTGCATACCGGTTCCAACCTGCGTACGAATCTTCCACAGATCCGCGGCGACATGGACGACGAAGAAACGTACGAGTGTGCTCTAGCGTTCGGACCGCCAGCGATTGTGCACTCGGACCTTCGCGACGGTTCGCTGCGAGCTGCCGCCAATGCCAAGGGGATTAAGGTTCTGCTTTACGAAGCAGGCGAACCGAACCGATTCAATCACGACTCGATTCGCGTCGGCGTGAACGGCGTAATGCGCGTTCTTTCCTTTCTGAAGATGCTCAAATCGCCGGTCAAGCTTCCCAAGCGATCACCCAAGATGATCCGCGAGTCGACCTGGGTACGGGCCAAACGCAGCGGGATCGTGCGTCTATTGGTTGAACTGGGTGACGAGGTCGAAGCCGGTCAGCAGATCGGCATCATCGCCGACGTATTCGGCACCGAACCCAAGTATCTGAAGGCCCCCTACGGCGGCCTGATCATTGGCCTCTCGAACAACCCGATCGCGCATCAGGGAGACGGTTTAGTTCATGTTGGGCGGTTGGGGTCCTAG